The region TTGCTTCACAAAGTAGGTATGTAGCAGACTTCGCTTAAAATTCTGGTCTCCCCCATTCTTGCACAGGAATTTGATTGAACCTCTGCCCTGAATTTGGACTACTGAGCCATCACCAAATTTCACTTCCCCTTTCACAGTCCTGTCAAGCTTTTCAAATTTCTCACGACGTCCAGTCATGTGATTACTAGCTCCATTATCAAGATACCATACGTTTTCATCTCTCTCCTTGATGTTTACTATAATCTTATCCTCGGTAATGCCAATCACATCAGGTTTGATGTTTTCGCATAAATTCATCAAGAGTGCAGGTTCTTCGTCGATTATAAATGACATATTTGCTTCCCCTCTTTGTGGCCTGTTCTTCTTAGGCTTACGACACTCATAAGCGAAGTGTCCATATGCAGCACAATTGTAACATTTCACCTGGCTTCTATCTCGAGCCATACGGTTATCCCTTGTGTGATAATCACTACCACTGCTTTGCCCAGCCTTTCCTGACTTCTTCAACCACTCTTCTCGAGTGAGAAGAAGTTTCCTGTCGTTGCCTTCTCTCTTGAGCCACTCATCCTCAGTCAAGAGTAGTTGCTGCCCCTCGTTGTTCTCCGTTTGTCCACCCAAGCGTTCCTCATGGGCTTTAAGAGAACCAACGACCTCCTCCACGGACATAGTGTCTAAGTTACCAAATTGTTCGATTGCAGACGCAATTTGGAGGAACTTAGTTGGGACAACCCTTAGTAGCTTTTTAACGACATACTCTTCAGCAATTGTCTCTCCTAACGCCCTGATTTTCGAAACCAAGCCGTTTAATTTCATACAAAAGTCATCCAACATTTCAGTGTCTTTCATCTTTAGAGACTCAAACTCTGATTTTAGGGTCTGAGCTTTAGCCTTCTTTACTTTATCCGCACCTAGGCACATTATTTTTATACCCCCCCAAGCCTCCTTCGATGTTTTCTTTTCTGCTATCGTTAACAGCATGTCATCTGCAATCCCTTGATAGATAATGGCTAGTGCTCGCTTGTCTGTTTTTTCTTCGACTGTACCCTTTGGATCCTTTGGTTCTATTGCATCCCAAACACCGTGTGCCTGCATAAAGACTTTTATCTTGATGGCCCATGTGGTGTAGTTCGTCTTAGTTAGCATAGGATAACTCAGTCCAAATGACCCCTCCTTGTTCTTGCTAGCTTCCATTTCACTGTTTAACCACGATCGTGTTTCACAGGTGACTTGAGTGCTCTGATACCAGATGTTAGAGCAAATAAAGAAAGAGATAACACAGCTAATATTTGATTGATTACTTGTATGAAATTCTTACAATTGATGAGATCTTACAGAATAAACCAGCACTGCTACTTAAACAACTTGTAACAGAATTGTGCTATAAACTAGGATAATTGATCCTAATTTATCTCTCACTTATTTTAATCCTAAACTTGCGGCACACTACTATAACCAACTACAATAATCGAGACTTTTTATTCAATAACATAAACTCAAATAAATATGTTTAGATTAAGCCCAAGCCCAACAAtattggttgcaaaaggatatgcTCAAGAGCACAAGATAGACTACCATGAGATTTTTGCACTAGTGAGATGTTGGAAACTGTTCGTTTGTTATTGGCTGTGTCAACCAAAAATAATTGGCAAGTTCATCATTTAGACGTGAAAACAATGATTACTGAGTCGCTGGAGGTGTGCGACTCAGCCAAAGGGATATGTAAAGGAGGTTAAGAACATTTAGTTTATAAGTTGATTAAGGTAATTTCACAGCTTACTAAAATCTTTTTTATCAAAactaaaaatataaacaaaatatgcttaatttttatgaaatattcaaattttacattaataaaacaatatttatTCTGCTACTTAAACTTGAAAAGTGAATATACTATAGTACATATCAATTATACACCAAACTTATATATAACATACATTcataaaatttcaaattaatgTGACTATTTCAAACAAGTACGTCTGTGCATTTTTAAGAATTAAAACTGAAATGTACTCTCTTTGTCCCCACCCTAACATCGTCCCACCAATTTTTAACATGTATGTAAGAGtagttttttaaaaattaaagtGTAAATGTACTTAGCATCTCACCCAATTGTTAATGTGTTTGTGGGAGAGTGTTacgaaaaatattttaagattaatgtaaagtataattatattattttagaaaaaaaataaaagtagaatattttaaatatttatttaaaaaataaaaaaataaaaataaattataaagatatattttatatttatgttaaagtGTGTGTCAAACACAATATCATAAACATTAACAATTGGATGGGTGAGAGGTGGGGGTGGGGGGATGGTGGTTGGGCGGTGGGTGGGGCATTTAGAGAGTAAATATTTTGACACAATTAAATATTAGTGGCCTCTTCTGCGTTTGATAAGAAAAGATAAATGCATTACTACCAAATATTAAGttacataatttttaaatattttaaattactcaaataaagacAAAAAGAAGTTGTTGATGGTAACCTTTTTATCTCTATCTTTAATCATAATGACAAAATTGAATGCTTCTGCATGTAAATTTAAAAGTTTATGCAGATAATGTCGTCATAATTTGACttattatgattttataatttgaCTTATATATTATGATTTTATTAAAGATTGTTCACGAACATATTTTTATAAGTATTTAGTAGGCTAAAACATTTCATTGCTACAGAGGTGAGTATAGGCTCCAGCAGATCGTTTGAAAGAGGTATATAGCTTTTAAAATTGTGTAGCTAGTTTTGTTGTTGTGAAATTATGCTTTTTTATATTTAATCTTAAGATTTTATTTTTGTGCTTCTATAATTCTCATTATTTGATAAAATTATTATCTATTGTTGTATTGAATTCTATGTTTTGTGATTTATATATGTGCATCTTAATTCTTGTGGATCATGTTGATGGTAAACTATTTATCTCTATCTTTGATTTATATATGTTTTTTAATAGTTCTTACAAAGATTATTGAGAAGGATTTACATGTTAGATCCATTAATCTACCTCTTTTGTCAATGGACCTTTTGAAAGAAATGATACTTTTCATAAACCTTTTGTTTTTTTTGCAAAATTGTTACAATCTATATCATTTAACAAATTCAAAGAAGATTAGGTGAGGAAGTGTTCTTTGAATATAAATTTTAGCTTTGTAGTGTGTAAGTATATGTTTATATTTCATTCTGCCTCAAACCGAAAATGGTTGTTTAAGTTTGTTAATTAATACGCACTTTTCGATTGTGTACGAAATTGAAATTCGATTTGTAGTTTTCTAagtataagttgcataatactgTTGTAGTCCCTCTCATTTTTTTACAGTTTTTACGTatttgacacgcattttaaggcgATTATAATGTATAGtttcataatttatttttgaaattttccttttctgtataaaaatatggccattatattcttatttagaagattttttttttaaatgttGGCAACTATACTTTTATAAGAATCTTAAACTGTGTGTAGAGTTGAATATAAAAAATTGGATGGGACTTGAGGAGTAGTATAACGGAAATTGGATGGGACTGAGGGAGTAGTATAACGGTATTTAGAATAATTTTGATAGTTTATCATGACACTCACATTGTTCTGTTTTTTTTAAGTCACAGCTCAAGCCATTATTTTTTCTTCAACTTCTGTTTTGTGCCACTTTGATGAGTTACTTAGATTTTTAGGAAATTAAACAAATGGATAAGGGCAAGGCTGTTATGGAAGAACAAATAGACACCCAGGTAAGCCTTTTGTTATATATATGGAGATATAGCAGTAAAAAATTACTAAGCTTATACTTGAATTACTAATTACAATTTTAATATAAACTTAGTCTACATATAATTTTAGTGTAAGCTATTTATACTTGAATTACTAATCACAATCTTAATGTTTAGTCTACATATAATCTTAGTGTAAACAAATTAGTCTAACTATCTTATTGTCTTATTTATTAAGAGGTTTTCTCAACTTTTTGGTTCTTCCCTTTCTACCTATTAAATAAGTTACTTGTTTATCGCACTCCTTGTacattaaaaaataattttattataatataaattcGATCATCCAAACTCAAAAGTTACAATTTACAATGTTTAAACAAAACATATTACAAACCTGCTAATATCTTAACTTCTCCAATATACCATCCACACCTCTGTTTCATTAACCTGTAGTTGGCGAATACATAGTAACCTCTGTTTCATTAACCTGTAGAAAGTCATTGTTTTTGCTTTAAACAGATGGAGAAGGGTAAAGCTGTCGTGAAAGAACAAATGGACATGCAAGTAAGCCTTTTCGTGCAAGTATGTAAATTTATATAATGATAATATGCAGTACTCTTGTAAAGTTAACATCCTGCAATTGCTTTGAGAGTT is a window of Apium graveolens cultivar Ventura chromosome 11, ASM990537v1, whole genome shotgun sequence DNA encoding:
- the LOC141696604 gene encoding uncharacterized protein LOC141696604; amino-acid sequence: MEASKNKEGSFGLSYPMLTKTNYTTWAIKIKVFMQAHGVWDAIEPKDPKGTVEEKTDKRALAIIYQGIADDMLLTIAEKKTSKEAWGGIKIMCLGADKVKKAKAQTLKSEFESLKMKDTEMLDDFCMKLNGLVSKIRALGETIAEEYVVKKLLRVVPTKFLQIASAIEQFGNLDTMSVEEVVGSLKAHEERLGGQTENNEGQQLLLTEDEWLKREGNDRKLLLTREEWLKKSGKAGQSSGSDYHTRDNRMARDRSQVKCYNCAAYGHFAYECRKPKKNRPQRGEANMSFIIDEEPALLMNLCENIKPDVIGITEDKIIVNIKERDENVWYLDNGASNHMTGRREKFEKLDRTVKGEVKFGDGSVVQIQGRGSIKFLCKNGGDQNFKRSLLHTYFVKQHHQLRTALGGGK